A region of Astyanax mexicanus isolate ESR-SI-001 chromosome 23, AstMex3_surface, whole genome shotgun sequence DNA encodes the following proteins:
- the LOC103032717 gene encoding ADP-ribosylation factor-like protein 4C → MGNSLSAITAFQPLHVVILGLDSAGKTTVLYRLKFNEFVNTVPTIGFNAERVRLAGRGVTCHLWDAGGHEKLRALWRPYSRRTDGIVYVVDSVDVERLDEARAELHRVARFSEHQGAPLLILANKQDLPGSLSAAEVERRLDLQDISPGAAYHVQPACAIIGEGLQEGMDKLCEMIVKRRKSLKQKKRR, encoded by the coding sequence ATGGGAAACAGCTTGTCCGCCATCACAGCCTTCCAGCCTCTGCACGTGGTGATCCTGGGGCTGGACTCTGCAGGCAAGACCACGGTTCTGTACAGGCTCAAGTTCAACGAGTTTGTAAACACGGTCCCCACCATAGGATTCAACGCAGAGCGCGTGCGTCTGGCCGGGCGTGGGGTGACCTGCCACCTGTGGGATGCTGGTGGCCACGAAAAGCTCCGGGCCCTGTGGAGGCCCTACAGCCGTCGCACGGATGGCATCGTCTACGTGGTGGACTCTGTGGACGTGGAGCGACTAGACGAGGCCAGGGCGGAGCTGCACCGGGTGGCTCGCTTCTCCGAGCACCAGGGGGCGCCACTGCTCATCCTCGCCAACAAGCAGGATCTGCCCGGCTCGCTGTCCGCCGCTGAGGTGGAGCGGAGGCTCGACCTGCAGGATATCAGCCCAGGAGCTGCTTACCACGTCCAGCCAGCCTGCGCCATCATCGGAGAGGGACTGCAGGAGGGCATGGATAAACTGTGTGAAATGATCGTCAAGCGCAGAAAAAGCTTGAAGCAGAAGAAGAGGCGGTGA